The Siansivirga zeaxanthinifaciens CC-SAMT-1 region CATATAGAGTCGTTAATTTCTAAATTTAAAACCGACATTAGAGGTCCCTACAAAGATATTCGTTGGTTTTGCAAAGATGGTACAATTAATTTGCCAAAGGAGCCTTGCGAGGACGGAGGCGTTCAACATGCCAGATATAAAGATGTTGTAGTTCAGTTAGGTGAAAAAAATCATATTTATTTAGGACAAATTTTAGCTTCAACAGATTATGAAGCATTTTGGGATGATGCCAATTATCATTCTAGAATTAAGCAATATATGTTGGGAAAATATTTAGCTTCGGTAGACGACGGATGGATTAATCGTAAAGGGCGTTTTTATCGTGGTGCTGTTCAAGCCGAAGATGAGCAAGAATGGGGAAAAAGCTTTTTTAATAAAGTTTTAAAAAACAATGATAACATTAATAAGCATTTTTATTTGCTCAGACAGGCTATTAAAGACATACCGCATTCTGGCGACGATAATGTAGCGCAATTAATGCGAAGTCAGTCTAAATACATTGCCGATGCCAATAACGATTTTATGAATATTAGAATTAAAATTCATGGAAAACCCGATGTTACAGATATTGAAAAAGTAAAAGCATTCAAAACAGCTAATAGCAGCAGTCTTTCGCCCGAATTAAATTCTAAATTAGATGAATTAATAGTTACGATGCGCCGGTTTTTTGAACCCGTTAAACTCGAAAAACTTTCAACGTATTTAAAACCGCTTACCAATAAAGAAATAAAAGCATATTTAAATAATTACATAGCAGCTTATAATTTATTGAGTGCAAAAGAAAGAATGGAGTCTACCTCGGATGCTATGTGGTTTATTAGAGAAAATATTTTAAATGAAACATCTTCACAAGGTCGATTAGAACTTTTTGATTTATCACTAAAACTAGAATCGTTAATAATTAAACAGTTTAATGATTACAATACCCATAGCTTAGGGGCTTTAATTGATGTTATTTGTTATTTAAGTACAGCCTCTGCTGCATCAGGATATACCGAGATTTGGGAATGGAATCGTTTGCAAAATACCTTAGCGAAACCAGATAAAGCAGAATTAACAATGGCCGAATTAAACGACATGTTAGTTGCAGCTCGTAATCAGTTAGAATGGGGAACAGGTAAAAATAGTGCTGTTTTTAAAAATGTGGTACAGGTGTATGAGAAATTTGAGCCATTAACACATGGGTTTTTAGATGATAGAATTCGCGGTTCTGTGGCCTTATATTTAGGGAATTGTATTGGTAAACTGGGCGATTTAATATCTAAAGAATCTTCTTTAAATAACCAAGTATTATCCATAGACAATCAAAGTCATGTTCATGGCTTAAATCCGGGATATGCTTTAGGCGAATTACATGTTATTGAAGGTTCTGGTGAAGGTATAGAAGTTAATCCGAAAAACATTTATGTATTTGAAAGGCCACCATCAGATTTAAAACCTATTTCAGGAATTTTAACAGTTTCCGAAGGTAATTTGGTGTCTCACGTTCAGCTTCTGGCTAGGAATTTGGGTATTCCAAATGCAGCTATTTCAAGTGAAAATCTTCAAAGTCTAAAAAAGTTTTCGAAACAACGTGTTTTTTATGCTGTTTCAAATAAAGGTACAGTTATAATGAAGCCTGAAAAAGACATGACAGAAACAGAGAAAAAATTATTTTCAAAAGAAGAAGTTTCTCATGATATGATTACGGTTCCTGTTGAAAAAATTAGGTTAGATAGAACGACAACTATGAGTTTAATGGATGTTGATGCGACATCTTCTGGTATTTATTGTGGTCCTAAAGCAGCGAATTTAGGAGAGTTGAAAAACAATTTCCCAGACCACGTTGTCGATGGATTTGTTATTCCTTTTGGTATTTTTTTAAATCATATGAAACAAAAAATGCCTAACCAAGATAGATCTTATTGGGATTATTTAAACGCCATTTTTAACACAGCTCGCGAGATGAAAGCTGCAAATAAACCTGAAAAAGAAGTTGAAGATTATCAATTAAAAGAGCTTGCTATTTTAAGACAGGCCATTTTAGATATGCCGCTTTTAGATAGTTTTATAAGTGATATTAGTTCATCTTTTACAAACATTATTAAAAAACCTTTTGGCGAACAAGCGGTGTTTTTAAGGAGTGATACCAATATGGAAGATTTAAAAAGTTTTACAGGGGCTGGACTCAATTTAACCTTGTTTAATGTATTGGAGAAAAACAATATAATTAACGGCATTAAAGAAGTTTGGGCATCGCCATACACAGAACGTAGTTTTAAATGGCGTCAAAAATACTTAACAAATCCAGAAAACGTGTATCCTTCTATTGTGGTTATTCCTGGTGTAAATAATGATTATTCTGGGGTTATGATTACCAAAGGCGTGTCATCGGGAGAAACAGACGAGATTACAGCCGCTTTTAGTAGAGGCGTAGGTGGTGCTGTCGATGGACAAGCTGCAGAAACCTGGAGTATAAAAAACACAGGAGTTTCAAAATTAATAGCCCCTTCAAGAGAGCCTTTTTACAATGTGCTTCCTAAAAAAGGTGGTACCATTAAAAAATCGACAACCTTCGAAACACCTATTTTATCACCATATAACATTAGTCAGTTAAATGATTTGCAAAAAGAATTAACTAATAAAATGATGGAAAAAGGAATTCATGGACCTTTCGATATGGAACTTGGCTTTCAAGAAAACAAAATTTGGTTATTTCAAGTAAGACCATTTGTTGAAAATAAAAATGCTGTAAGTTCTTCTTACCTAGAATCAATAACTCCAAAGGTTGACAAACAAAAATTAATTTCATTACAAACAAAACTTTAATTATGAAGAAAGGAATATTTATTGTAGTACTTTTTATGTGCTTCGGATTCACTTTAATTACGAGTTATCCAATCGACGGATATAAATTAACAGGTATTAAGCGTTTAGCATATTTAGAACGTGTTAAAAGCGGTGAAGTTAAAAGTAAGTTGCCAGTTGGCTCGCTTTATCCCATGGATTCCATTAGACTTAATTTAATAGATAAAAGAGGTCATAATTTATCTGGAGTTCCAGCTGTTGATGCCCAATTACAGAAACAAATAGATAATTTATTTCGTGGACTTAATAATAATTATTCTATTACGGTTTTAGACATGTCTAAAGGCAAACCTATTCGTTATGCACAACACAGGGAAACGGCTCAATACCAGCCAGGTAGTGTTGGTAAGTTGGTTGTTTTGGCAGCTTTCTTTACTCAGCTAAAAAATATATATCCTCACGATTTCGAGAAAAGGCGCGATTTAATGAAGCATAAAGTAATTAAAGCAGGAAAATGGGCTTTAAGCGATCATCATACCATTCCGGTTTACAATATGGAAACTAAGAAATTGGTGAAGCGTATTGTTCAGGCTTCAGATGAATTTACCTTATACGAGTGGGTAGATCATATGGTTTCGGTTAGTAATAATGGTGCTGCAAGTGTTGTTTGGCGCGAAGCTTTTTTAATGTCTGTTTTTAAAGATAAATACCCCAATTTAACAACAGAAGAAGCAGACGAATATTTTAAGAATACACCAAAATCTGAATTATCTGAACAAGCGATAGAGATGGTAAATGCGCCACTTCGAACGCTTGGTATTACAGAAGATGAATGGCGTTTAGGCAAGTTTTTTACTAGTGGTGCAGGCAGTTTTATCCCTGGTAGAGGCGGAAGTACTGGAACACCTTTAGGTTTAATTAAATATGTTATGGCTCTAGAAAAAGGTGAATTAATTGATAAGGCCACCAGTTTAGAAATGAAACGTATTTTGTACATGACAGACCGAAGAATTCGTTATGCTGCTTCAAAAGAACTGGACAGCGCTGCTGTATATTTTAAATCTGGAAGTTTATACAAATGTGATAAAGAGAAAAATCCATCTTGTGGAAAATATCAAGGCAACGTTTATAATTATATGAATTCTGTTGCTATTGTAGAACAGCCTGACGGGTCTAGATATGCCGTTTGTTTGATGTCGAATGTGTTAAATAAAAATTCGGCATACGATCATTTAATGTTAGCTACAAAAATTGATGCCATTATGCGCAATTAAAGTTGTGTTTTTAGATGTTCTAAAGTTTGAATAGCCTGAAGTTTTATTGTTTCATTTGGGTTATCAATAAGCATTTCAACTAAAGGGATAAATGTTGTATTGTTTGTTTGCATTATAAGGTATAGAACCGCATGTTTAATTTTTAGGTCGTGCATTTGCAGTAAAATGTTATAACATTCGTACTCTGTATAGCTTTTAAGATTGAATTTTTTAATAATGTCTTCGGTTAATTGGTCGTCTATTAAAACGGTTTCTGCAATAGGAATTAACAGATGCTTTAATTGATTGTCCAGTATGTTTTCTAAAAACTCGATGGCATTGGCACGCTGAGAATCTTGTCCTTTTTTTAGAATTTCGAAAATCGGTTCAATTTCATCGGGCAAATATTTTAATCCTAAAAACTTAAAAATTCTTAACAATTCTCTATCTAACCGGTGTTCTAAAATGGTTAACAGGCCTTTACGGGCTTTGTTTTCTTCAGAAAGATCTTCAGTTGGAATTTTTTCTAAATGACTCAATGGTAGTTGAGAATGTATGGTGGATAAGGTGGTTTGATATTTTTTGCATTCTTCTAAAACCTTATCTAGAATAAATCGTTCTTTAATAATTAAATTATTGTTGCTCCATTTGAGGCGTTGTAAAGCTTCTAAAGCTTCAATGGAAATCGCGTGTTCGGTATGGTCTATTAAGAAAATGAGTGTTTTAACGGCCTTTTGAGAGTTGAATTTTTCTATCACGTGAGGTATAAAAACACCTTCTTGTAAATCGATTTGATCGTGGGCTATTTTATCTCTTAAATAAATTATAATTGGTTCGCCGTATTTATATAAACCATCGATAGCATGTTGTCGGGTCTTTTTTTGAGCCAGTAAACTAACAATAAAAGGTACAAACTCTAAGTTTTTTGTTTTGGCAGCATTGTCTATGGCACAATTTAAAATGTCTACATCACCGGTTTGAATTTGATCTTTTATAATTGGATAATACGCCCTCATTTTAGAATTACCAATAACTTCTAAAATGGTTAACATTTTATTTTTTTTAATTTCTAAATCGGACATATTACGCCAGTCGGCAATGGCTTGGTCAATCCATTTATTGAGTTGAAATTTTTCGTGTAATTTGTTTTTTGAATGAATTTCGAG contains the following coding sequences:
- a CDS encoding PEP/pyruvate-binding domain-containing protein, with the translated sequence MRCIFILSLLFILSVNNGHSQDLKPTEIDHIESLISKFKTDIRGPYKDIRWFCKDGTINLPKEPCEDGGVQHARYKDVVVQLGEKNHIYLGQILASTDYEAFWDDANYHSRIKQYMLGKYLASVDDGWINRKGRFYRGAVQAEDEQEWGKSFFNKVLKNNDNINKHFYLLRQAIKDIPHSGDDNVAQLMRSQSKYIADANNDFMNIRIKIHGKPDVTDIEKVKAFKTANSSSLSPELNSKLDELIVTMRRFFEPVKLEKLSTYLKPLTNKEIKAYLNNYIAAYNLLSAKERMESTSDAMWFIRENILNETSSQGRLELFDLSLKLESLIIKQFNDYNTHSLGALIDVICYLSTASAASGYTEIWEWNRLQNTLAKPDKAELTMAELNDMLVAARNQLEWGTGKNSAVFKNVVQVYEKFEPLTHGFLDDRIRGSVALYLGNCIGKLGDLISKESSLNNQVLSIDNQSHVHGLNPGYALGELHVIEGSGEGIEVNPKNIYVFERPPSDLKPISGILTVSEGNLVSHVQLLARNLGIPNAAISSENLQSLKKFSKQRVFYAVSNKGTVIMKPEKDMTETEKKLFSKEEVSHDMITVPVEKIRLDRTTTMSLMDVDATSSGIYCGPKAANLGELKNNFPDHVVDGFVIPFGIFLNHMKQKMPNQDRSYWDYLNAIFNTAREMKAANKPEKEVEDYQLKELAILRQAILDMPLLDSFISDISSSFTNIIKKPFGEQAVFLRSDTNMEDLKSFTGAGLNLTLFNVLEKNNIINGIKEVWASPYTERSFKWRQKYLTNPENVYPSIVVIPGVNNDYSGVMITKGVSSGETDEITAAFSRGVGGAVDGQAAETWSIKNTGVSKLIAPSREPFYNVLPKKGGTIKKSTTFETPILSPYNISQLNDLQKELTNKMMEKGIHGPFDMELGFQENKIWLFQVRPFVENKNAVSSSYLESITPKVDKQKLISLQTKL
- a CDS encoding serine hydrolase; protein product: MKKGIFIVVLFMCFGFTLITSYPIDGYKLTGIKRLAYLERVKSGEVKSKLPVGSLYPMDSIRLNLIDKRGHNLSGVPAVDAQLQKQIDNLFRGLNNNYSITVLDMSKGKPIRYAQHRETAQYQPGSVGKLVVLAAFFTQLKNIYPHDFEKRRDLMKHKVIKAGKWALSDHHTIPVYNMETKKLVKRIVQASDEFTLYEWVDHMVSVSNNGAASVVWREAFLMSVFKDKYPNLTTEEADEYFKNTPKSELSEQAIEMVNAPLRTLGITEDEWRLGKFFTSGAGSFIPGRGGSTGTPLGLIKYVMALEKGELIDKATSLEMKRILYMTDRRIRYAASKELDSAAVYFKSGSLYKCDKEKNPSCGKYQGNVYNYMNSVAIVEQPDGSRYAVCLMSNVLNKNSAYDHLMLATKIDAIMRN